In Erigeron canadensis isolate Cc75 chromosome 6, C_canadensis_v1, whole genome shotgun sequence, the following are encoded in one genomic region:
- the LOC122602773 gene encoding G-box-binding factor 1-like isoform X1 — protein MGSGDKKSAAKHSKPTLTQEAHPPSYADWSSSMQAYHGVGATPPFFSSTPHPYMWGGQHPMMPPYGTQIPYPGLYSPPGVYTHPGMPMTPSITPSFAEMEPKPRDGRKKPLNKKSKSTLGNANGVGVRGGDFGKTASSSGNDGTTTQSAESENDGSTDANAPNDFSGNPSVYMPASNLNTVIDLWNPSAGSLVLETQPNPSSASQIMVPTPMMPDQWAQQDERELKRQRRKQSNRESARKSRLRKQAECEELHASVQVLSDENNSLKDELQRLLEGCKKLKSENNSIKDKLSNSSEPIAESKLDGHLQSWADEDIN, from the exons ATGGGATCTGGTGACAAGAAGTCAGCTGCTAAGCATTCCAAACCCACTTTAACTCAG GAAGCACATCCACCTTCATATGCTGATTGGTCAAGCTCAATGCAG GCCTATCATGGTGTTGGAGCTACTCCGCCATTCTTTTCCTCAACTCCTCATCCATATATGTGGGGAGGCCAG CATCCTATGATGCCACCATATGGGACACAAATTCCGTATCCTGGCCTATATTCTCCCCCAGGAGTTTATACTCATCCTGGCATGCCTATG ACTCCAAGCATAACACCGTCATTTGCAGAAATGGAACCAAAGCCCCGTGATGGGAGGAAAAAGCCTCTAAACAAAAAGTCCAAGAGTACTTTGGGAAATGCGAATGGCGTTGGTGTTAGGGGTGGAGATTTTGGGAAGACCGCATCGAGTTCAGGGAATGACGGTACCACCACCCAAAG TGCTGAGAGTGAAAATGATGGTTCTACAGATG CCAATGCACCGAATGACTTTTCTGGGAACCCTTCAGTTTATATGCCTGCTAGCAATCTAAATACAGTGATAGACTTGTGGAATCCCTCTGCAGGAAGTTTAGTTTTAGAAACACAACCAAACCCATCTAGCGCTTCTCAGATAATGGTTCCAACACCAATGATGCCTGATCAGTGGGCTCAG CAGGATGAGCGGGAACTGAAGAGACAGAGGAGGAAGCAATCTAATCGAGAGTCGGCTAGGAAATCAAGACTGCGCAAACAG GCCGAGTGTGAAGAGCTACATGCAAGTGTTCAGGTACTAAGCGATGAAAATAACTCGCTCAAAGATGAACTGCAGAGGCTTTTAGAGGGATGCAAGAAGCTTAAATCTGAAAACAATTCTATAAAG GATAAGTTAAGCAATTCTAGCGAACCCATAGCAGAGTCGAAACTTGATGGACATCTTCAATCTTGGGCAGATGAagatatcaattaa
- the LOC122602773 gene encoding G-box-binding factor 1-like isoform X2, which translates to MGSGDKKSAAKHSKPTLTQEAHPPSYADWSSSMQAYHGVGATPPFFSSTPHPYMWGGQHPMMPPYGTQIPYPGLYSPPGVYTHPGMPMTPSITPSFAEMEPKPRDGRKKPLNKKSKSTLGNANGVGVRGGDFGKTASSSGNDGTTTQSAESENDGSTDANAPNDFSGNPSVYMPASNLNTVIDLWNPSAGSLVLETQPNPSSASQIMVPTPMMPDQWAQDERELKRQRRKQSNRESARKSRLRKQAECEELHASVQVLSDENNSLKDELQRLLEGCKKLKSENNSIKDKLSNSSEPIAESKLDGHLQSWADEDIN; encoded by the exons ATGGGATCTGGTGACAAGAAGTCAGCTGCTAAGCATTCCAAACCCACTTTAACTCAG GAAGCACATCCACCTTCATATGCTGATTGGTCAAGCTCAATGCAG GCCTATCATGGTGTTGGAGCTACTCCGCCATTCTTTTCCTCAACTCCTCATCCATATATGTGGGGAGGCCAG CATCCTATGATGCCACCATATGGGACACAAATTCCGTATCCTGGCCTATATTCTCCCCCAGGAGTTTATACTCATCCTGGCATGCCTATG ACTCCAAGCATAACACCGTCATTTGCAGAAATGGAACCAAAGCCCCGTGATGGGAGGAAAAAGCCTCTAAACAAAAAGTCCAAGAGTACTTTGGGAAATGCGAATGGCGTTGGTGTTAGGGGTGGAGATTTTGGGAAGACCGCATCGAGTTCAGGGAATGACGGTACCACCACCCAAAG TGCTGAGAGTGAAAATGATGGTTCTACAGATG CCAATGCACCGAATGACTTTTCTGGGAACCCTTCAGTTTATATGCCTGCTAGCAATCTAAATACAGTGATAGACTTGTGGAATCCCTCTGCAGGAAGTTTAGTTTTAGAAACACAACCAAACCCATCTAGCGCTTCTCAGATAATGGTTCCAACACCAATGATGCCTGATCAGTGGGCTCAG GATGAGCGGGAACTGAAGAGACAGAGGAGGAAGCAATCTAATCGAGAGTCGGCTAGGAAATCAAGACTGCGCAAACAG GCCGAGTGTGAAGAGCTACATGCAAGTGTTCAGGTACTAAGCGATGAAAATAACTCGCTCAAAGATGAACTGCAGAGGCTTTTAGAGGGATGCAAGAAGCTTAAATCTGAAAACAATTCTATAAAG GATAAGTTAAGCAATTCTAGCGAACCCATAGCAGAGTCGAAACTTGATGGACATCTTCAATCTTGGGCAGATGAagatatcaattaa
- the LOC122602772 gene encoding scarecrow-like protein 15, which translates to MKLPFASSQNNLNSTNNIKHQVVQVTGGGGGGGVVCNRYEPKSVLDLRRSPPSPNTGKASEFNNTSDHPSTIVFSSSDDHQFEEWDSLMRELGLHDDSTKSTYPLDLPELPPIHSGTSEPATTMFFHTDFENLNPNLNALDFMSQDEEENNNNNTNNNGNGFDYVDELIRIAECFETRSIQLAQVILARLNQRLRSPTGKALQRAAFYFKEALQSLLTGPTRMTQSSSSSEVVQAIKAYKTFSNVSPIPMFSDFTANQAMLEAVEGAMIVHVIDFDIGLGGHWASFLKEIAEKAEARKVHSPTVRITAIVPEEYEIESKLIRDNLWQFARGLKLRFDIEFVSFRTFEYLLFKSIKFMDGEKTAVLVSSTVFHRIGAGFINDMRRISPHIVICVDGEGVMGGEPSFFRQTVIDGLEFYSTLLESLEAANVGGGGGDWIRKIETFVLLPKITAMVEASGRQVPSWREVFGRAGMKAVGMSQFADFQAECLLRRVQVRGFHVVKRQAEMVLCWHDRPLVATSAWRF; encoded by the coding sequence ATGAAATTGCCCTTTGCTTCATCCCAAAACAATCTTAACTCTACCAACAATATCAAACACCAAGTGGTCCAAGtaacgggtggtggtggtggcggcggtgttgTTTGTAATCGATACGAGCCAAAGTCGGTACTAGACTTACGACGTAGTCCACCTAGCCCAAATACGGGCAAGGCATCCGAGTTTAATAATACAAGTGATCATCCTAGTACTATTGTGTTTTCGTCATCGGATGATCATCAATTCGAAGAATGGGATTCTTTAATGAGAGAATTAGGTCTTCATGATGATTCCACTAAATCCACTTATCCACTTGATCTTCCCGAGTTGCCGCCGATTCACTCTGGAACGAGTGAGCCGGCGACAACAATGTTTTTTCATAcggattttgaaaatttaaatccAAACCTTAACGCGCTAGATTTCATGAGCCAGGATGAAGaggaaaacaataataataacactaACAATAATGGGAACGGGTTTGATTACGTTGATGAGCTAATTAGGATAGCTGAGTGTTTTGAAACTCGGTCTATCCAGCTAGCTCAAGTGATACTGGCGCGGCTCAATCAAAGGTTGCGCTCCCCAACTGGCAAAGCGCTTCAACGAGCCGCTTTTTATTTTAAGGAAGCACTTCAAAGTCTACTAACCGGGCCAACTAGAATGACCCAGTCCTCTTCCTCATCTGAAGTAGTACAAGCAATTAAAGCATACAAAACGTTTTCAAATGTTTCTCCTATTCCGATGTTCTCAGACTTCACGGCTAACCAAGCTATGCTCGAAGCCGTGGAAGGTGCGATGATCGTCCATGTTATTGATTTTGATATTGGGTTAGGTGGTCATTGGGCATCTTTTTTGAAAGAGATCGCGGAAAAAGCTGAGGCAAGAAAGGTTCATTCTCCCACGGTTAGAATAACTGCTATCGTTCCAGAAGAATATGAAATAGAATCAAAATTAATAAGAGATAACCTATGGCAATTTGCTAGAGGTTTGAAACTACGATTCGATATTGAGTTTGTATCTTTTCGTACTTTCGAGTACTTATTGTTTAAATCCATCAAATTTATGGATGGGGAAAAAACAGCGGTTCTCGTGTCATCAACGGTTTTCCATCGTATCGGCGCAGGCTTTATAAACGACATGCGGCGAATATCACCACATATCGTTATTTGTGTCGACGGGGAAGGTGTGATGGGAGGAGAACCATCGTTTTTCCGCCAGACAGTCATAGATGGTCTAGAATTTTATTCAACATTATTGGAATCGCTAGAAGCGGCAAACGTTGGTGGCGGAGGCGGTGATTGGATTAGGAAGATTGAGACGTTTGTATTGCTCCCGAAGATAACGGCAATGGTTGAGGCTTCCGGCAGACAAGTGCCGTCGTGGAGGGAGGTGTTTGGGAGGGCCGGAATGAAAGCCGTTGGGATGAGTCAATTTGCTGACTTTCAAGCTGAGTGTTTACTGAGAAGGGTCCAAGTCAGGGGGTTCCATGTGGTCAAACGGCAAGCTGAGATGGTGCTTTGTTGGCATGATAGACCACTTGTAGCCACCTCCGCATGGAGGTTCTAG